aatgaataagtagTTTACCCTTCCATTTGAAGCATCACAACGTACGGTAAGCCTTGAACCCTGAGAAAGTTTCTCAGTTTTCCTACTGAAGAACACATCCTTCCTCTTCAGTTTCAACGAATTACACTTGCCAAGAACTCGCGATTTGCCTGAGAAGTTCAGGTACGGCGCTGACTGGGATGAAAATAAAGCAACTCtgtttgaagaagaaggaacgCAAAACTGTACGCCGGAAAATGACGTCACGGTAGACATACGGGTGAACAAAATGTACTATTCTGTTATCTCAACGTtattgaagaaggaagaaaaacgACAAAGTTTCAGCGGATAGGAGAGAGTGTTTTACCGGAAAAGTTAGGGGTTTGCGTGAGAATATAAGGAACCGGTGGACTCTTCTCGTAACTTCCCGAACGTCAGAGCGCGTGTGAAAATTTTTACTATACAaatatctttgatttttaatgtgtattttatatattttttttatgaaaattaatatatattttatatattattcatcagTGTGACCCAAACTTTTGCTTctatatttcttatatatatatatatatataaaaaaaaaattatattcaccTAACAAAGCTTACAGATCCCAACACAGTGTtcgtaattcaaaaaatatgtaCTCTATTTATTCTTGAATtggtttaaataattaaaaaaaagtaaattgaatacagaaaaaattaattcaaacaaaACTATAAACAGATGtattcaaaaatcatatattaattgcaaaatcaaaatttagtgCACAAATCTAAGAATCTACAGCTAAATTGGATGGCAGATGAAAAAATGACTCTGGCATCACAAAAATATACCGCTTGTGAGAGTCAGGATCATACACGTGGCACATTTGAATGGGTTACTACGGACCCCACAACTGACATGTAGGTTCTCCGTTTACCCACACTGTTCTAGTCTagtctatcattttatttttaattttattttattttattaattatgaaagaaacgtgtgacaattttttgtatctatatatTACATTGATCACCATAAGAAGATATTCAAGATTAAATTATGAATTGAGCCAACGAGTTCATTCGTATTTTGTACAGACAACAGAGTCCTACAGAAAAGAAATGGTATACTTGACAGCAAcacaaattttcaatcaatGCAGAATGGACTTTGAATCCACCAAGcactaaaaaagaaaagcagcaaatacaaaagaaaatgagaCCAGACCATACACGATCTTGAGAATACAAGGAATGCCAACAACTCATGTTTGTGACTACTTCATCAACTTCAGTATTGTTAACAACCACCAGTGTTTATCTGAAAGTAGAGGGTCCAAAACATCAGTTTACAGACCTTGATATCTGTCGATGACGAAAAGCAACTACCTACCTTGCATATAGCCATCCCCCTGTTGGAACTGAATATCATAGTATAACGCAGAGGCACTTATTCTGCTTCATGTCATCTGATGCTTTTTTCTCTGTTTCACCAGTAGCAAAATTCAAACAACAAACATTTTGTTCAGAGACAGCGACACAACAAAAAAGAACGTAAAACACAGAATGGAAATTGGCAAAGGAAATGAATCAAACATCCTAAAGGCAATTTGATGTAAATACTGTTTTATATGGCGTCGATATGTTTAGTGAATCTAAGCTGACCTTTCTCCTGAGCTGGTGGTTGAACAACCACATGCATGGTCGTGACTCCTCCTGGAATATCACATAGTGGGCTTCTGCATTCAGCCACTGTTCTGTTGTTTTCCAATATTCTCCCAGCGCTGATTAACTTGACATCTTTTACTGTCCGCGGACCATTATCCTTCTCTATTACATAAGATATATGTCTCAGAAAACATGACTTGGAAACTTGTAATCAAGATTGAACCCAATACTTAACAAAAGACTATAGAAAGAAAATCAATAGCAGAAAATCTTTGATAACAGAGAGAAAGCGCACAACATTCAGGTAAACTAtctgaaaatatgaaaaaaggaTTTCAAGAAAAGAGCTCAAGTTTCTAATTggtataatacatatattggatccTAAACTTggctttaaattttaactttgacctccaactttcataatgcacaaacgagcactttaactatccaacttttaaataaataaatacatgagTCGTACATGGCACAAtgcacgtaggacaccacgtaggacaaaaaatgacatgtagaatgacatgtaggacatatgtgtctatttgttcaactttatacaagtttaagcgtctatttgtgcacatccaaagttgaagggcataaatgggatttgaagccaagttaaatggcacatttatgtattatgcctttctCATTCAATATCTTTTTGTTTGCATTGCAGCTAATGCTTTCAGAGTCATCTCGAATGCTGAGAAAACATGATTTACTCGATACCTGCTCTGGTGAACTGTGCAAACCTTTAAGTTCAGTCAAGGAATTTGACATACTTAGCAACACGTGAATGTAATATGACATTCTGAAACACATGCACGAATATACCGCCATTGGAACTAGGTGCATTGAAAATGTTGGTTTAATTACAGGGACCTAATTAAACGACTTTTAATTAGATGTTGGTTTTTATTAAATGGACTAACACACATTCTTTAGGCTTCTCAATTTTCCTTTCTAAATACATGCTTAAAATTAGAAGTCCTATCAGAAAAAAGTGAATACCCAATAATTGAATAACACACAATGCATCAGCACATCTAAAAGTTGAAAGGTTTGATTAGCCAGAGCTTCATGTCATCTAAACACTATCAGAGTCTACTTTGTCGACTTTCTTAACCAATATCCCTTTAGAGGAAGACGCCTAAAACAATCTCAAGCGAAAGTCCACCACTATTTGATTGAAGCAGCAAAGCGCCTCAACTATCTGAATAACAATgtgccaattttttttatcattcagAATCCCTACAAATTGTATACATATTACTTATCGGTAGAGAACTAAAGTGAAGGAACTATCCACAGAGCTATATTATCTAACAAAAGTAACAACTACAGATCATAGACTATGATAATCAAGGCAATTCTTGTCAATTTACTGAAAGCTCCAAAATATTAGAGCCTTAACAACCATGATTAGGGTTCTTAAAGCAATCAAGCCACCAACAGAAATCTAGGGTAATTGAAAATCTTACACACAATTTATCAGCTATTCAAGAACTAAACTAACCTCTGGGCCACTGAGCAAGGATGTTCTCCTTTAAGGTTGCTACGCTTGTAGCCGCAGAAAAACTCTTGGGCCCAATATCTGTTCCATCAATCAATCTAAACTTAATCTCCAGTTGATCTTGAGCTGCAGACATCCTTGTTCTAACTTACAAAACAAACCCAACACAAGGATCTTTTACTAGGATCTTCCTGTAACCTGTTCAGCCTTAATTAACACAATCACTGAAGCTCCCAAGACCAAAGAATTTAGTCTTTGGTTCTTGACACTTTATGGATCTCATCAAATTCCCAAATCCCAGccttaaatcttcataaaaaaaacaaaatatgaatTCATAATGAACTATCAGATATTAACACCGACAAAATATACATAAACCCACACAAAATCAGGTAAATAATTACACTTTCTTGAATTAGATTAGATTATCAAGAAAAGAGAGTCAAACTACAATTTAAACAacccaaaagaaagaaattcaaGAATCTTGAGTTAAAATTAACCAAGAAATCACAAATTTTAACAACCCCAAAAGtcaataaaacattaaaaataagtaCTCAAACTGCAGACAAGAATCATCAAGTTACAATTCTACAAAAGAATGGAtctttaaaacaaaaacaaaaaaaaaattatcaaatgcTTACTGTTAAGAGAAACTGATCTGGAAACTGTCCACTTTTTACCGAACAAAGTAATTTCATATGATATTCCTCAAGACAGATAGAGCTACAAAACTAGTATAgggaagaagaaaaggaaagggTAGGTAATACGTGTAATGcattaacaataaaataatattaataatttttatattaaaaggggaaaaaaagaagatgaagaaaaatcaaattcGGCAATTTTCGGAGTTTTCAAAGTCTTGTTTTGCTCTCTCTACGTCTTCGCTTTGGTCAATAAAGTTAACTCTCTTCGGCTTCTCCTCCTCACTCTATGGAATTAtcgatttttttttctcctctcctcacctttttttttttataaatttggaTTATTTGcgataatttaaaatttggatatatatatagtatttacgtataaaaaaattatgttttgttAAAACGGTGTTTCAAGTCAAATAGAAGTAAATAaaggttttttcaaaaaatttgaataagcCCTCGCCAATattattcttctattttgaGATTTTACTTTATGCATTTTAAAGGAAAGTTATTATGTgtacttaattatatatgaaaggatatggtcttaaataaattagtaataaGAAGTTTCGATGTTACAATTCAAAATCAACTATTCAACATTTATAAAAGTTCAAATAATACTTGATAGATTAGTCGAGGTATGTCAATGTCAATAAAAATACATGTCATAATTACTGAAGACTTTAGACAATGTTAATTCTGGTTATTTGGTTGGGAACAAGTTATTGCAAAGTAATTTATTTTGAGATAAAttatttcactatgtatataAGATAATTTAAATCATCACTAAAAAATAATGAGAGAAATAAATTAAGAATGATCTAATAGGTCCAAccaaatataagataaaattatcttatattttattttgagattattATATCTTATACATCACACCAacgactttttttttttctctcggCCCTTCGTACCCtcctaaattatttaaaatacataaaaagatTTGTATGATTTGAGCTGGAGACTGTTTCATTTTTAAGacctttcttttttctattttttttcttaagacCTTTCTTGACATAGGAATATTTATTTGTTGCTACTTTTTGTCCCTTTGAGTGCATTTTAAGGgattctttagttttttttaatattgaaagTTACGAAACAGGCTGGTATGATACACTTGTTTACTCAGCAAGATTTTGTTTTAACAATTTGTACTTTGACTTCACAGTTGTACTTATTTGAATCccataattaagaataaaatgacTTGAGAAAGATCAAACATCAACAGAACAAAAATCACGTTAATAAAAAAGCAAAAACTGGAGAAATTTCTGGTAAAAATGAATCTGCACATATCATTGAATCATACAAAACAAGTAGCAAATGTAATAATCTACGGATTTATCCAACTATGTGATGCAAGTTTCATAGCCTACAACAGTCTAATATGATTGAATGAAGTAATGACAACAAAATTAACAAGGAAAAATGTTGGAAGAATGATCTCTGCAGCTAACAGGGCGCAGCGCCTAGCTTTTCTTCTCGCAAATTCACCAATTTGTATGACTGATGATGGCAATGATGAGCATTTCCTGCGATGCACTATCATTGCCTCTTAAGCTATAGTATAATAGAGAGTATAAGAGGCCAAAAATATTGTCCTTTGTCCAATCAATAGAATTATGTGACCAACTTCTATTTTACATATTGAAAGAATGAATCTTATGCCCATGCTTCTCTTTAAAGTATCAAATGTGGAAACCTGAATATATCCGGGCAATTGTCAGAATCTCCTTCTCATCAATTGGAGTTGTTGAACTTCCCTAGAACCAATCAAAAGTTTGCAAAGCCTGTGGGCTTTCAAAATTCTCCTGTGTTTTTACCTTGATGGAAAATCTGTAGACTACTCCAGTATGTGGCAATTACTGATAAAATCATTGGAGCTGTTAACGAACTTGGTCCAAAAAGGACGGAGATGCTCAAACCCTATCTCGAGCCAAGGTTTGGACTGCCCATTGTAATGAATCACGGCAGCCTTCTTCACATTGTCGATATTGGTCTTACTCTGATATCCCAAGCCAAGCATGTGCCACGAGGCGTCAATGGGGTGGACATGACCCTTGAATGCAATCAAAGCAGGAGGTAATGTTCCAAGCTTCCACATTGTCAAGTTCGACTTCAGATTCTACAACGATAAGCGAGTTTAACAATGTCAAAGTCAGAATCTAAAAATGCTAAATTTGTCACACAATCATCCTACACTAAcatgtccaaaaaaaaaagctaaatgAATAATAGGGTGGACGGACAGAAGAGACAAACACAAACAGGAATGACAGAAAAATCATAACACTGGCAAGATCCAAAATGCAAACACACAGCTGCTAGAATTTAGATAAACCAATTGTTTCCCCAAATAATCACAAAGCATAAGATTGAGTACCTCTTTAAGCCATGCATGATAGGTATTTGTAATATTCGTTTTCCTCCATGCCCGTAAATCGAAGATATTCATCCCATAAGCCCATGCACAGTTTTCCGGATTCAAGTTCTTTGCTATTAGTGGATGAGAAAAGTTGAAGTAATTTCTGAATCGCTTAGACATCACCCACTCATCTTCACCTTTACAAGTCTCAACTGCTCCATTGACCTTACCACTAAGGTCGATGTCCC
This window of the Solanum pennellii chromosome 2, SPENNV200 genome carries:
- the LOC107009716 gene encoding membrane-anchored ubiquitin-fold protein 2, whose translation is MSAAQDQLEIKFRLIDGTDIGPKSFSAATSVATLKENILAQWPREKDNGPRTVKDVKLISAGRILENNRTVAECRSPLCDIPGGVTTMHVVVQPPAQEKEKKASDDMKQNKCLCVIL